The Girardinichthys multiradiatus isolate DD_20200921_A chromosome 11, DD_fGirMul_XY1, whole genome shotgun sequence DNA window AGGTTATTGACTGGAAGGCATAACTGATCGGTGAGGTGCATCATCTGTGATAATCTTAAATCAGCTTCAAGAACcccaacaatttaaataaatgataagGCAGTAACATAATGTTTCTGATGTTCAATTGTCCTGTTGGTAATGTCTGCATACTTTCATCAGAACAAGCTGAGGTCACATTGTGTCTCTGTTGTTCAGTCAATAGCTGAAGAGTTCTGGAGCCACAGTGCTTCTGTGTGTCCCACTAAATAACCTCACATCAGGCAGTGATGAGGACAACATTACACATCTCACCTGTTTTCCTCCACATCTTCAATGGTGTCAGGCAGTGGCTTGTTGAGTGTCTCTGGCAGGAAACAGGCAAAGCCACTAGCCAGCAATGCTGCACCCCCATAGACCATACTGGGCAGTGCAGGAAACACCTGGGAAAGTCAAACACCACTCTGTGGATCAGTTGCTACGTTGATGATGTCATGGTGTACATACAAGCAGTAAGGTGAACaattcaaactaaataaatcatgaaaataTCCTAAAACAGATAAAGCTGTTTTTcttgaagaaagaaaaatctcTTCTGAAGAACCATATAGGAGTGCAGCAGAGGGCTTGAATCTAGCTTCACCCCCTCATAAACTGGCTTTGTTGTTGATATTGTTACTAAAGTATATACCTCCATCCCAACCAATTTACACAAGCAAGTATTTCCTTTGATTAGGGACCCCATTGCAGATACAAGTAATATATGCATCCCACTGATATTAGGCATGCTTATCAATCACTTACTAATCAAATTCAGACCATTATCTAATGTTAAGATTATCGCCAAAATGTTATTGTACTAGATTAGAATTAGATGCAACTGGACTGTAACTGGCCTTAACTAAATGGCATTTGGACCCTGTGGATTGAGTTGGACTTGATGTAACTGCAGAAGAATCGGACCTGTTGAAGTTGTGCTGTATAAATACTAAAACTTGTTGAGGATTGTTTCTCAGCTGGGACCATCACCAATCTTCATCACAGTGTCCAAACCGACCAGCCACTTTTTAACAATAAATTGTACCAACATGTTCTGGTTTGGGTTCTGCTTATATCAGTGATCACCTCATCCAGGATAAGGACTGCTGGGGCTGCCATGCTGCCAATTCTCGACATTGTGGAGACAAATCCCATTCCCGTCTGCCTGAAAGTACAGTGTATGCGTTATATGTTCTGATCACCTCGTCGGAAGTTCTGATGAGGACACAATCAAGCCTATTCAGACTCACCTGATGACGGTGGGATAGAGCTCACCGGTGTACAGGTAGACGGTGGTGAAAGAGGCCGAGGTAAAGGCTTTACCCAAACAGGCCAGGGTGGTTCTGAGGCTCTGCATGTCTGCAAATGTTTGAACCAGACTAGGTCGGCATCAGGACAAAACTCAGGGCTCCACTCAGAACAGGATCAGATCAGAAACAGGCTCATAATACTGATTAGAGATCAGGCATGCAATTTGTGAAATAATTTGAAACATAAACAGGACCAGAATTTGGTCAGAATCACAACCACACAGTAAGAGATCACCAGTATACTACAATATATCAGGACCATAACCAGGGTCAAGTCAGTATTTAacacaaaatctaaataaagaTTAGAGATCAAATCTGGATTTAGCATAAGAGTCAGTATCGGAACAAGGACCTGAAATAGGTCTGGGTCAGAATCAGAAACATGCTACACAAAGCATTGGAATCACTGTCAGAACGAAGATCAGGATCAGAATCCAAATAAAGAAAAGGCTTAGAGATCAGATCTGAATTTAGGATCACATCAGGACCAGGACCAGAATCACAGTACCTGTGGGGACAAAGATGTTGGCAAAGATGATGACAGCCGACAGGAACAGACACGACACCTGAGACACCCGCCTCCCCAGGTAACTGAGCATGCCCAGAGCCAAGAATTTTGCAGGAATATCTACAGCTCCAAAGATGATCTGCATCAGGTAAATACTTACCTGGAACGACCCACAGCCAATCAGAACACAGTTCAGTACAGGACAGCCCATCAGATgccaaaaacaaagaataaaaccACAGCAGAGGTAGACAGGTGAGAGGATAGCCTGGTGGGCAATAATCAGAGGACTCACCCCAAACTTCTGCAGATCCATTGCCAAACCATAGTAAGCAAAACTGGTGGAGAACCTGCAGACAGGTAGATATTTGAACACCTGCATAGGAGATACAACATGAACACTAaccacaacagaaataaataacacTTGATTAAGGTAAGTTTCTGACCAGACAGCGATCAGACAGATGGAGATGCGTCTTAACTGGCTGGTCTTCAGCAGATTAAAGGCTGTAAACGACGAACGACTCGACTCGATCTCTTTACTCATGTGAGATTGAAGTACCTGTAGTCACATGGTGCCAAAGTGAGGTCTTGGTTGGTCAGAGTACACCTGTACATGTAATCAGAACCTACCTGTAAGGTCAGTTTGTTAATAATCTCCGGTTTCCGATTGATGCGAGCGACTCTATGGAGACTCTTTAAGGCCTCCTCAGACCGGCGGTTCAGCACCAACCAACGAGCTGACTCTGCATACCACCTGACCATTAGAGGAGAAACATGATACACCTGACCAATCAGAATGAGAGATGAAACAGCTGGCAAATCAGGGTGGAGGCATTAAACACCTGACCAATCAAAGAAAGGCATTGAGGCTTCACTGACCAGCTGTAGGCAAAGAATATGAACTGAGGAGCACAGGTGACCAGCTGAAGCttcctccagtctctcagcCAATAGGCAAGGCCTGCCAGGATCATCTGACCAAAGGTGAAGAAGAAGGAGGTGAGTGTGCCCACTAGTGTCCTTGTTTTGGTAGGGATCCACTCTACCTCTGGAGGACAAACAGGAAGGCAGTGAGACACAAGTAGTTTAAAGGTAAACAttcaagagaaacaaaaatgtatgaatATACCTTATTCAACAATGAACAAGGaatgtttttgaacatttttgacaATAATCTGATTTTCTCAATAAGTtctaacattttcaaaaagggcCAGTAGAGAACTGACTGGAGATTTGATTtagaaaatgaagaaagaagAGAATGGATGGAGTAAAGAACAATAAAACCACTTCAAAAGTGGTATTTAAATAAAACGTTTCCTAAATTGAATAGCAAGAAAATGTTTAAGTCATTTTGGATCAGTTTTGATATATAGAGTTGTGACAGTACTAGTGTGAGATTGCAGGTCTGTTTGGACTCCCATAGGTTTATGTCTGGCTGAGTGCTGCACGTAGCTGGATTTCCACTTTagcttatttttgttcatatgTGACATTTCTATTTGACTTGATGTTGTTACAGGTCAGTCATTGAGTTCTGTGCAGATCGACCCATGTGTCTTATGGCTTTGGTTCAGTCCACGTTCTCCATTGACACTAGCTGAATGACATCTAATGATCACAACCAACAAACTTTAGTCCTCATGCAGACTTTGCTGTTgctttttaaagaaacacaaaacataaaactcCACACTAAATGCTCTGCATGGGTTCAGATTTTAAATGTACAGGTGTGTACCAAACTCAAAGGActgtactgaaacattttagtgcAAACACGTGTATTGTTACACCCCTGGGATCTACATCTAAACAGACAGGTAAACATCTGTACTGAGAGAGACTCCATTGAGGATGATTCCAGACACGGCCATCCCGCTCAGAAACCTGAAGATGCAGTAAACGGTGTATGAAGGAGAGAGGGCGGAGCTGCATCCTAGCACTGCCAACTGTAGATACGACCATATAAGGACAGACTTCCTCCCAAACCTAACAGAAGGAGACTGTGAACTTGGAGATACCTGTAAGTAATAGAAAGGTATAAATGTGACACGGTGATACTTACCTGTCTGACAGGCCACCATAGATGATGGCTCCTGTTAAAACTCCACCCATATAGATGGTCTGGATCATCTGTTTGAGAGGACGCAGAGAACACACCAGGTCCCACTGAGAGAGATGGGTGTAGACAGAGTCAGTCATGTTGATGAAATCTCTAACAGCTCTTAATTTTAAAGCCATTTCATACTTTAAGTAAAAGAACCCTACAGAAACTCCGACTGATGGTGCATAACCTCCTGCACTGCACAAGCAGGCAGCCTGTTTCAGGAGCTCCCactttttcattaatttttcttttataaatatcttgTAAGACATGCTCTGCATTCCTGTTTTTTTCCACCTTGGTGTACACATTATGGAGATAgggtaaccctaacccttttattttcttttttctctgcatttgtattcagagaGCGCGTGAGCAGCCATGCTCCCAGTGTTTACACCAGCTGGTAGTTCTCGGTAGCTCAGCTGCACCACCTCCCACCGAGCAACCTGATATATTCAGCGAGCTGAGGAGGAagagatgtggaagaaaaaacaggTATAGACCCATCATCACGGGAAATGTGAGATCCCTTCCCAACAAACTGGATGAATTGGCAGCACTAACCTGCCATCAGAGAGGCTACAGAGAGAGCAGCTTAATTATACTGACTAAGAAGTGGCTAACCATGCTAACTCTGGACACAATTACTGCAGGCCAAAAGAACTAAGGGGAGCTGTAAGAAGAGAGGAGGAGTTCCGGCTGTAACTCTAGACATTTAACTATCGAAGACATGGTTTTAGGTAAGGACATTGAGCTGCCAGCTGTTAGCATGAGGCCATATAATAAACCGTGGGAGTTTACACATTAACTGTGTGTGTTCCCCCCTCTGATAATGTGGCAGCTGCCTGTGAGGTCATCCACACTGTTACCAGCAGACTGCAAACATAGCATCCCCAGGTCCTTTTCCTGACCTCCAAGGATTTTAATCATGTCTCCCTGTCCTCCAGTCTCCGCACCTTCACCCTGTATGTTACTACCTGCACGAGAGACAATACAAATCTGGACTTATTGTATGCCAACACTAAGgaggcatacagctcataaccTCTCCCTCCCCTGGGAGGCTCAGATCACAAGCTGGTTCATCTCCAGCCTCTCTATTTAACCCCTTGTACACAAAGAACCAGATGTGACACACATAGTAAAGAGATGGTCTGGAGACTGAAGAAGTTCTGAGGGACCATTTCAGCTCCACTGCATGCGAAAAGCTCTGTGCTCCTCATTCGAAGGCGTTGACAGCATAACAGACTGCATCACGGACTACATTAACTTCTGCGTGGAAAACACTGTGCCCCTCATGAAGGATCGGGGATGGAGAGCTGTGCAGAAGAACGTGAGAAAGAAGATCAGGGATTGAAAAAAATATCTACAGaaagaagatggaggaccagctGCAGTAGAACAATAGCAGTGGGGTTTGGAAGAgcctgaaaacaatttcaggttAAAAGCCAAATTCTCAGGCTGTAGGAGATTTAGGGTGAATGATCCGAACAAGTTCTTTAACAGGTTTGATCAGACACTCCCCCCTCCGCCAGCCCAGTCGACCCTTGACACCTGCCTGCTTATCTTCCCAGACCTTCACACCTCTCAGTTATTACTCACCCACTCTAATCCAGAGAACTCCATCCCACAGCCCCCTCCTCCACCACCATACTGTCCCTTTCTACTCTTCAGGTGAGGAACAAGCTGTGAAAGATCAAGGTTGGAAAGACTGCAGGTCTGGGTGGCATCAGCTCCAGGCTCCTTAGGGGCTGTTCAGATCAAATGTGAGGCATCATGTTCAACATGAGTCTGAAGCTGGGGAAAGCACCACAGCTGTGGAAAACCTCTTCTGTGGTACCAATGTGGAAAATCACACTTTGATGAGGACCCTCCAGAGGTAGGTCCACAGCCATCTTTGCCACCTGGTAGGTCTTTGttggatctgctgcagttcGCCTACTACCCTGGCATCGGGGTGGTTGATGCCATCATCTCCCTCCTGCACTGAGCTCTGACCCACCTGGAGAAGCCTGGAAGCACTTAgaagatcatgttctttgatgtcTCCAGTGCTTTGTGTACCATCGAGCCTGGATTTCTAAGGGACAAGCTAGAGCGCTCAGGAGTGAACCACCATCTGTCCCTGTGACTACTGGACTACCTCACTGACTGCCCGCAGTATGTGAGAACATGGGACTGTGTGTCTGACATGCTGGCCTGCAGTACGCCCAGCAGGGAGCTGTTCAAGCATTGTTTTTGTTCACCTTCTACACTGCAGACTTCTCCATCAACTCCTCAGGCAACCATCTAAAAATGTTCTCTGACAACTGCTATTGTCAGCCTCATCGCAGGTGAGTACTACTCAGTGTACAGACAGTGGATACAGAACTTTGTGGACTGGTGCCAGCGGAACAACCTCCTGATCAACAAGGTAAAAAACAAGGAGCTAGTGGTGGATTGTTGCACCACACTGACGGTGGTGAACATCCAGGGAACTGACACTGAGATAGTTGACTGTgggtgttcacctgaacaataaactggactgtGATCACAACACTGATGGTCTTACAAGAAGGGTCTGAGCAGACTGTACCTGCTAAAGAGGCTGAGGTATTTTGGAGTGCAGGGGTTGCTCAATAAGACCTTTCTTGACTCTGCGGTGGCGTCAGCCATCGTCTTTGGTGTAATATGTTTACAACAGAaactttataaccatcactgctcccaacaagcAATAAGTGTTCACATCCTTTTTATAATCCGCAGTTTCTTCACTTCTAGTAAAGTCTGTTTTTATGCTCAAACTCACACACCTCCTAAGTTGCACATGctatatttaataattattattttgtcttGTAAGTTTACCCTTAATGTACAtccattatttttatgtttttatattttttacttttgtgtgaATCTGCCTGCTTCAATTTACCATTCGCTTTGCTGCTGGTGCACCTGAATTTTCCTACTAGGGACAATAAAAtgatttctattctattctattctatcaGGCAacttatttatcttttattttaaaaggaactTGTTTTTCATGATTAATAAGAAATATAAGCATGACGGCTTTAATTGTAGCAGCACTGAGTGAAGCTAGATGTTTTACTGGAGATACTGGGAGCCGCTTCTTTCTGCTGCAGCTCTTTGGATCCCCAGGTATGGACCACAGCCTCTAAATAAGATCCTTGTTATACAGACAGTAGAAtttgaaataattaaacattcacGGCTCTTTTTTCCATCAGCCAATGTTAACATGATCTCATGTTACCTCGGAGACAGTGGTGACTGAAAACTCTGATTGGTCgaatctccatccatccacacatccttCAGTCTGCAGCTCACTGACGTTCACAGAACTGTTTAGGTTCAACAGGTGCCACTGAGGCTCCGCATACCTGGGTTAACACAGGAAGTGATGTCAGAGATGTCACTGTCACACCCAGCAAGCATTGAGACTAGGAACTTGTGTACCTCCTGCAGCGGTCAAGTCTATTTCCTGAAGGATCAGGAGGAATGAAGACTTTCAGCAATTGCTGCTCATCCACCTAAAACAGCCAATCATAGCCAGCCATCACGGAAACTAACCAATCACAGACATAATCAGCCCTAAAGCTACTCACTGATAACCATCAGAAGTCAGACCAATCACAGACATTATCATACAAAACAGCCAATCACAAAAACATCCACAACCAACTACCTTATTCAAGGTATTCATTAACGTAGACAGCCAATCAGAGCCTCACATTAGAACATTCATTCCCAGCAATGGCTCAGTAGTCTAAACTGCATCAGGTCTGAGTTACTATCAGAGTGCAGGTTAATACAGAATAAAGGCTATAACCCAAGCAGGCGCACAGGTTACCTGGAGGGTGAGAACCAGGTCGGGCAGGCTCTGATTGGTCGCTGGGTTGCAGTGATGGGATGGGATTCCTGAAACAAAGTTGTTTAGCAGGTTCTGACTCGCCATCATCAGACCCGGTAAACTGATTAGGGTCACATGGATCCACTGGTACCTGCCAAAACCCCCCACCTCACCATGGCAACCAGACAACAGGAAAGTCATGTTACACACCTGCATGAATCCAGGTAATCAGATTACTGCAAAGAAAAGATGGTCTCACCTCCTCAAGCAGGTCTGTGAAACCCATCTTGGCGAGAAGATGAAGGACAGGAGTGGTCGGGAGAGTTCAGGATCGGAGCTTCAGCTCAATCATATCAAAACATGCAAGACAAAACTCAACCTTAACCTTAACCACTCAGTCCTTCTTTCCCCTTCAGAGACGGATCTGTCTGCAGCCGCTGAGGTGAGctgtaaaactgaaatatcCGAGCAGTCTGCTGGGAATTCCTGCAGGATTATAGAAGAAAACAAGCAGAAAAGAGGATTTTCTGGCTGTACTTACAGTCTGAAGGCTGCTGCACACATGGACAGAGGGACAGGGAGGACAgaaggaaagatggatggaggaagTGTGGGGATGTGGGGAGCAGCAGAGGACAGTTTGCAGCACATTAATGATTGAAAGAAGAAAACCAGGAGTTGGTCTGATGATTCAAAATTGAGCAGGTCTTGCTCGTGATCCTAACAGACTCCGGTCTGCTGGGATCAATGAGTCTCCTGAAAGTTAATCATCGGTCAAACACAACCAGCTTCAATTATCCATCTGCTGTTTtgagcagaaaaaacaaaaaaagactagATTCTGTTTCAGAGAATGTACGAGTTAGAACCGGCCCTGTCCTGGTCTCCTTGGCCCTCCCTGACCCCCTTCGCCAACCCCACAGAGGgtcagatttatttgttttcccgACTTTGCTCCTCACTGAGTTTCTCTGTAGAGAGCTCATCCAGCAGTTTCAGACAACAAATATCTCAGCAAGTCTCCGACAGCTGGACCTCGTAGGATGTGTTCTGTCACATGGTTGTTCTAAACTGTTTAGTAT harbors:
- the oatx gene encoding solute carrier family 22 member 6 isoform X1; translated protein: MGFTDLLEEVGGFGRYQWIHVTLISLPGLMMASQNLLNNFVSGIPSHHCNPATNQSLPDLVLTLQVDEQQLLKVFIPPDPSGNRLDRCRRYAEPQWHLLNLNSSVNVSELQTEGCVDGWRFDQSEFSVTTVSEWDLVCSLRPLKQMIQTIYMGGVLTGAIIYGGLSDRFGRKSVLIWSYLQLAVLGCSSALSPSYTVYCIFRFLSGMAVSGIILNGVSLKVEWIPTKTRTLVGTLTSFFFTFGQMILAGLAYWLRDWRKLQLVTCAPQFIFFAYSWWYAESARWLVLNRRSEEALKSLHRVARINRKPEIINKLTLQVLQSHMSKEIESSRSSFTAFNLLKTSQLRRISICLIAVWFSTSFAYYGLAMDLQKFGVSIYLMQIIFGAVDIPAKFLALGMLSYLGRRVSQVSCLFLSAVIIFANIFVPTDMQSLRTTLACLGKAFTSASFTTVYLYTGELYPTVIRQTGMGFVSTMSRIGSMAAPAVLILDEVFPALPSMVYGGAALLASGFACFLPETLNKPLPDTIEDVEENRSGRSSGSHLKEGMSLKECMVSPDDWGVAVKEGVALKGLKDKEGVASMLSNQSDDTT
- the oatx gene encoding solute carrier family 22 member 6 isoform X2 is translated as MGFTDLLEEVGGFGRYQWIHVTLISLPGLMMASQNLLNNFVSGIPSHHCNPATNQSLPDLVLTLQVDEQQLLKVFIPPDPSGNRLDRCRRYAEPQWHLLNLNSSVNVSELQTEGCVDGWRFDQSEFSVTTVSEWDLVCSLRPLKQMIQTIYMGGVLTGAIIYGGLSDRFGRKSVLIWSYLQLAVLGCSSALSPSYTVYCIFRFLSGMAVSGIILNGVSLKVEWIPTKTRTLVGTLTSFFFTFGQMILAGLAYWLRDWRKLQLVTCAPQFIFFAYSWWYAESARWLVLNRRSEEALKSLHRVARINRKPEIINKLTLQVLQSHMSKEIESSRSSFTAFNLLKTSQLRRISICLIAVWFSTSFAYYGLAMDLQKFGVSIYLMQIIFGAVDIPAKFLALGMLSYLGRRVSQVSCLFLSAVIIFANIFVPTDMQSLRTTLACLGKAFTSASFTTVYLYTGELYPTVIRREWDLSPQCRELAAWQPQQSLSWMRCFLHCPVWSMGVQHCWLVALPVSCQRHSTSHCLTPLKMWRKTGLEEAPAPT